The DNA window ATGCGCCTCAGTTTTAGATGGGTCTATGAGTATAGTAAATACATCATCCTCTCCTCTTTCTCTAACTTCAACTTCATTATCCAGTTTAATGTCCAACGCTTTTACAGTTGCATCAAATAGCTCTTTAATAGAATAATCTGAACCGGTAGAAATATGATAATACCCCTTCTCTCCTAATCCTTCAAGGGCTTTTTCGACAACATCCACCAAGTCATCTATGTAAATAAAATCTCTTCTGGTGTCCATTACAAAACATGCCTTGCCAGCAGTAAGTCGTTGAAAAAACGTAGGTAAAGGTCCACTGATGTTTCGCGGGCCATAAGCATTGGCGAGTCTAAAAGATAAAAATTCTATTCCACTTAGCTCAATGTACTGTTCTCCGCCGGTCTTGCTGATTGCATAACTGCTTCCCCCTGGATAATCTCCAGAAAACAAGGGATGTTTTAAGGTGATCGGCTGCTCAAGTGGTTTCAATCCATAACAAAGAGAAGTTTGAAAATAAATGAATCTTCCAACACCTACTCTTTTTGCAGCATTTACTACGTGAATCGTGCCAAGTATATTTGTGTTTACATCCTCTATCCAATTATTTGGATCTTTATAGGCAGCCGCGGCATGAACAACTAAATTTGGTTTAAATTCATCAAAACATTTATTTACCAATACTTCATCTGCTATGCTGCCTTCGATTATTGTTAGATTGGCGTGAGGTTTTAAATTATCCCTTCTACCTGTCTGATAATTATCTATTACTAAGATTTGGTCACCTTTTGCCAATAAACGATCAGCTAAATGGGATCCCACAAATCCTGAACCACCTGTAATTAATATTTTTCTCATTTTACTTAATTTAACTATTTATGAATAAAATAAACGACTATTTGTTCAATAAATCTTTATCAAAAAACTCCTGATGCCAAATTTCAAGGCACAAAAATCCCCAAAGATTCCTTCCAAATTTGGATTCATTTTCAATTTTTTGAAGAACCTTTTTATTGTCAATAAAATCACGATTTAAGGCCTTGGTGGAATTGAAAGTATCAAAAATAAAATCTTTTACAGGACCTTTTCTTGACCACTCCACAAGCGGGGTTGGGAAACCCATTTTGTCTTTACGTTCAAGGATCTCCTTTGGAAGGTATTTGGTCACCATTTTTTTAAAGATATGCTTCATGTCCCCATTCTCAAATTTAATATTGGAGGGAATTGTAGCGGCTAATTCGACAATAGGGTGATCCAAAAGTGGAACTCTTGATTCAAGTCCATTTGCCATACTCATTCTGTCTTCTACTTGTAATAAGGCTGGCAGCAAGGTTTTGAAATCAAAATGAGTCATTTGATCAAAATAGGACTGCTTCCCTACATTGTCCCCTTCAAATATTTTTTTAAAAGATTCATAAGGACTGTATGCTCCCAAAAGATCCCACCTAATAGCATCTCCAAGTTGTGGGGCCCGGTTTATCAGTCTAAAGTATCTTTTGTCCCTTTCCTCAAACAAGCCTTCCTTCCAAAATTCAGTCAGCATTGGCTTATAATTCCTAAGCGAGATTAGATTTGGTATAATAGATTCATAGGTCACAATAAAATTGCCGGATTTATCAGTGCCTTCAATTGCCGCTTTAATGCATTGTTCAAAATAGGCAATAAGGTATCTGGTATATCCTCCAAAAATTTCATCGCCGCCTTGACCACCCAGGACCACTTTTCGATACTTGGAAGCAAGACCCGAAACCATGTATTGAGGGAAAGATCCCGGACCAGCTACAGGGTAATCAAGATGGTAGATCACCTTATTGATGGAATTGATAAAATCCTGATCAGTAATATCTATTTCGTGGAGCTGGAATCCTTTATTGTCGCACAACAATCTTGCATATGAACTTTCATCATAATCTTTACTGAATGAAAATTTTCCAGTAAAGCCAAGAAAATTTTCACCTTCAAGATCAGATGCAATCGAAGCAATTGCGCTGGAATCCAATCCACCACTTACATATGCACCTACCGGGACATCAGACCTTAAATGATATTTAACAGAATCTTCTAATAAATCTCTAAGTCGTTCTTCAAAGTAATTAGATGTGTGTAAAAAATCTGGCACATAATGTACCTCCCAATATCTTTCTATACTCAAACCTTTGTCATTTAGTCTGAGTTTGTGTCCTGGCTGCAATTCTCTTATACCTTCAAAAAGCGTTTTGCCTTCCTGACAAAATTGAAAGGCAAGATAGTCTTTAAGTCCCTCCAGGTCAACTTTTTTGTCATTTAGATAGGGGAAAATCGCCTTGCATTCAGATCCAAAATAAAATCTACTTTCATTGTCATGAAAATAAAATGGTTTGATCCCAAATCTGTCTCGTGCGGCAAATAAAGTTTTGGTGTCAGCATCCCATATAACAAAGGCAAACATGCCCCTGAAATGTTCTACGCACCCTTCACCCCATTTTTGATAAGATGCCAGAATTACTTCAGTATCCGATTGTGTTTTAAATTGAAAGCAATCTTTTAGCTCATTCCTCAATTCCAGATAGTTGTAAATTTCACCATTATAAGTAATGGTAAATCGTCCACCAAGCGCTTGCATTGGCTGGTGACCCGTCTCCGAAGTATCAATTATTGATAATCTTCTGTGGCACATTCCAACTTTAAAATCCTGGCTCGTCCATATGCCTTCACCATCAGGCCCTCTGTGCTTGATAAGTTCGTGCATGGACTGCAATTCTTGCATAAAGGAATGGTCCTTTTTGAGAATTCGTTTTTGATAGATTCCTGCTATGCCACACATGGAATTGATGATCTGCTTTGAAAAACAATAATCGCCGCAAAGATGCTAATATTTGTTCATATTGCACAATGAGTATATATCTATATTCACTGAATTGGTGTTCTATCTAACAGAATTATGTCCAAAAATTTTAAGCTCTATTTTTTTAAACCAAAGTTTTTTATCCCAACCCCAAAACCAAACAACTTGCTTTAGCCATTCGGTCAGATGGGCTATTGCATATGCTTTGGGAGCAATTAAAAAAGAGTAACGTCGAAAGAATCTCAATCTGCTTATAGCTTGGTTATTTATTAAGTTTGAGTTAGTTTTCTGAATGTGTTCTTCAATATTTCTGTATACAAAATCTATAAATTTAGGGTAGGTGAACTCTTTAGATAAAACCAAATCAGTATAAGCCTTCTCAGCCAAATTCTCACAATATTCAACATCTGCTATTTTTTCAAGAACCTGACTCATGTTTGACCAATCTTTCATAATAGGGATATAATGTATCCAGGGAATGAGAATTCCATTATAATGCCCTTCAATTAACACCTGACAAGTTTTGCTCACTGCAGCTTCAAAATGCCTTGGAGAAATGGCAAAATATGGAAATTTACCATCCTGATTTTTAAAGCAATGTTCTTCAACATCTTCAAAGCTTAAATCTGATTTTTGGAGCATTAACTTTTCACAACAACTTCGGATGATTCCATCCGGATCATGGAGACTCGCTCCTCCTTCACAACCCAACATGGTTCTAGTATTGCCTACAAAAGAATACCACGCCTCTCCAAATAGAAAATCCTGGGGGTCATTTGAGAGATTTAGTTTAAAATTTGAACCTTCACAATATTTTTTGAATACTTCTGTAAGCCGCCATTTATAGGTTCCAAAAAAACCAAGATTATAAGGCATTTTCCTTGCTCTGTAAGCAATATCGTACCTTCTGGATTTGTGAGGAATGGCACTTTGACCATAATCATGAATCATTTGGTCATCAATGTACCCAGTTAGTACGGTGTGATAATATTCAATACCCGTTTTTTCTTTTGGATAAACAGTTTGAAATAATGACTCTGGCAAACAAGTAAAAATCTCTTTTACCCCAAATTCTTTAAAAAATTTACATAAGCTGGAGGTATTTACATACTCATCTTGCACAAGTGCAATTTTGTAGGCATCCATCCTTTTTAAAACACTCCAGCGAATAAATTCTGTATCAAATTTTTTATTAATGTTTGGCAGAAAAAAGGTAAAATGAAAAATCACGACATCAAACCCACATTCAAGTACGATTTCAGGAATTCCATAAGCTATATTCCAATATTCTACCTTGTGGCGTTCTGTAATCCCAAATGCTTCAAGATGCCTTGAAATGGCTTTCCGTTGAGCTCGGGGTTTTTGATGGTAGAGGATTAAAATTGTCATTATAATATTTCTAACGTTTTACCATATGTACATGAGAAAATATATGAGTTAGATTCAATTAAACTTTTTTAATGAAAAATTCTAATAAACCATATTTAACTAAATTCATCTTTATATATCCTTTAGATAGAAGCATGAAGTACTTGAATGGACTACATAAGTAAGGGTGCTTTTCTCTTCTTTTGAGTTTAGACATTATTTTATTATTATTTTCTTCAGAAATTGTTTTTTTTATTGATAAAACAAAATCAAGTAAATTGTTAAGAAAGACTTTATAAGTTAAATTTCCAGGTATGATAATATCCTTGTATGCTTGTTCTGCAATTCTTTCACAATACTCAATATTTCCAATTTTTTCAATTACTTGATCAAGGTTAGAAAAATCTTTTTTTACTTCAATGTAATGTTTTTCTGGAATAAATATTCCAGCATATTTACCCTCCAAAAGCACTTGGCAAGTTTTAGTGATACAAGCCTCAAAATGTCTTGGTGACACTGTCGATAAATTAATGTTACCGTCTAAACCTGGAAAGCAAGCTTGCTCGCACATGCTGAATGTTGAATTTGGATTATTTTTTTCATAATTATTCACTGAAAGTCTAATCCTGCCTTCTGGATCTAATAGACTACTTCCACTCTCTACACCCAAAACACATCTGCAAGAAGCAAGAAATTTATACCATTTTTCACCAGTAATAACAGCTTTTGGGTCATTTGACAGGTCAAACCGTAAATCAGTCTTTATCTGATTAAACTTTTCAGTGATATACCATTTATAAAAACCTAATTTTCCTAACCAATATGGGTTTTTGCGGGCACGATATCCCAGGTCAATTTTTCTAAATTTATGCTCGCTGTTTTTATTTTTCCAATTAAGAACTGCTTCGTCGTCAACATAACCAGGGAGTACTGTCATATAATGTATAATTCCAGTTAAATCTTTTGGATATACTTTTTCATAATCTTCTGAAAAAAAACAAGTACAAAGGATATCAATTTTGTGACGTTTAAAAAAACTGCAAAGCAAATTTGAAAAAACATATTCATCTTGCGGCATTGCAATTTTAACTCCTTGAATTTTTGCTAATCTATCAATACTGGGATTAAACAGTTTCTTTTCTCCGTCGACCCATTTTAATCCCAAGAATGTGTAATGGTAAATAACTACATCGAATTTTAAGTTTTCAATCCAAATTGGAATACCCCAAGCTATATTTAAATAATAAACTGGGCATGAAAGATATTTTTCAAAGGATTTAATATTTTCAATTATAGTTTTTCTAGGATTTAATTCCCAATTATAATAAATT is part of the Candidatus Vicinibacter affinis genome and encodes:
- a CDS encoding NAD-dependent epimerase/dehydratase family protein; protein product: MRKILITGGSGFVGSHLADRLLAKGDQILVIDNYQTGRRDNLKPHANLTIIEGSIADEVLVNKCFDEFKPNLVVHAAAAYKDPNNWIEDVNTNILGTIHVVNAAKRVGVGRFIYFQTSLCYGLKPLEQPITLKHPLFSGDYPGGSSYAISKTGGEQYIELSGIEFLSFRLANAYGPRNISGPLPTFFQRLTAGKACFVMDTRRDFIYIDDLVDVVEKALEGLGEKGYYHISTGSDYSIKELFDATVKALDIKLDNEVEVRERGEDDVFTILIDPSKTEAHFNWKAKTLLEVGVANAIQYYKDFGIEQTFTHLKKMD
- the asnB gene encoding asparagine synthase (glutamine-hydrolyzing) encodes the protein MCGIAGIYQKRILKKDHSFMQELQSMHELIKHRGPDGEGIWTSQDFKVGMCHRRLSIIDTSETGHQPMQALGGRFTITYNGEIYNYLELRNELKDCFQFKTQSDTEVILASYQKWGEGCVEHFRGMFAFVIWDADTKTLFAARDRFGIKPFYFHDNESRFYFGSECKAIFPYLNDKKVDLEGLKDYLAFQFCQEGKTLFEGIRELQPGHKLRLNDKGLSIERYWEVHYVPDFLHTSNYFEERLRDLLEDSVKYHLRSDVPVGAYVSGGLDSSAIASIASDLEGENFLGFTGKFSFSKDYDESSYARLLCDNKGFQLHEIDITDQDFINSINKVIYHLDYPVAGPGSFPQYMVSGLASKYRKVVLGGQGGDEIFGGYTRYLIAYFEQCIKAAIEGTDKSGNFIVTYESIIPNLISLRNYKPMLTEFWKEGLFEERDKRYFRLINRAPQLGDAIRWDLLGAYSPYESFKKIFEGDNVGKQSYFDQMTHFDFKTLLPALLQVEDRMSMANGLESRVPLLDHPIVELAATIPSNIKFENGDMKHIFKKMVTKYLPKEILERKDKMGFPTPLVEWSRKGPVKDFIFDTFNSTKALNRDFIDNKKVLQKIENESKFGRNLWGFLCLEIWHQEFFDKDLLNK